From the genome of Gymnogyps californianus isolate 813 chromosome 29, ASM1813914v2, whole genome shotgun sequence:
CActacaggagagagagagaagggagtcTTTCACGTGGCGCCTAGGCCAAGATATCAGAGGTGGAATCTCCAGAAGGGAAGTGGATCTCATGGGCAAGGCAAGGCCCATTGGGTTCCTTTCCAAAATCCACCAGGAAGTTCTTGTTCACCGTCAGGCCTCCCTTCTCCGTGTCCACATCAATCTGCAGCATGACAGAGCCTTCCCTGCGAGGGGACAAGAGCGCCGCTATTACAGACAAGCCAGCCACGGTCCTGTTCAAGAGCTCCTGCCCTTCACCCTCCTGTTCCGTGTCGAGGAAGAGCAGCCCTTCTCCTTAACATCTTGTCTTCTACAGGGAGAAGGGAGCGGAGGCTCAGTTTCAACTTCCCTGAATTCTCAATGGACGTGAGCAAACCGCTAGGCATGATGTGACAGGCAGGCTGGAGCTTGCCTTTGCGCTGCACATCATCGTCTGCTTTGCTAAATCAAACATCTCTGGTGGATACACCGGGAGATGCTGTAGCAGAGACGCGGCCCGACTCTCAGAGATCCGCAGGTGGATTCACTCCACCTCTCAGCCCGAAACCCTTACGCTCTCCCAAGCAAAGCCCTGGCACTGCAGCCCcgcacaggcagcagctgcacCTGGCCCAGTCAGAGAAGTCTGTGAGTCAACTGCGTGTGAAATTCAACATGGGGAGGCTGCGGGGATGACGTTAGGAAAATCTCTCCCCCTGCAATCACAGACGCGTCCTCGTAGCCCCCCTGATGAGGCGCCTTTCCCGTTTCGAACACAGAGGCCGTGCCAAAGAGGGCCCCTGCCTCCCAAGCGTTTCTTACTTGACCATGTTTGGGTAGAACTGCTTGTCCCATGTGCTGTAGAAGGAGTTGGTGACGTACAGCCTCCTGCCATCCATGCTGAGCTGCATTTTACTAGGGCCGCCGTACACTCTCTTGCACTGAAGGCACAACAGACAGCGGCGATGTTACTGGCTTCTTTCCTTGAGCAGCCAGGCACAAGCAGGAGCAggggggcagagcagagctgagcggCTGCCTCCCCTCCCGACACAGGCGAGCTACCAGACGCTGCACACACACGGGCCCCTCGGTGCAGACCTACCCCAGAAACCCTGGGCAGAGAATTAGCAGAGCAGAGCCAAAGTCCAAAGGGCACCAGAGGGCAGAGAGGCCACCAAACTCACCTTGACCACCAAGGGCTCCGGCTGGCACTTCAGCTCTTCGTCTCTGCACACCGTCACGGGTCCACCTCTGAGGATACTGCCTCCCACAAAGACCTGTAAGCGAGGCAGTGGGAGACGTGTTGCCTTGTCCTCCGGCCACCACCAGGTCCTGCTAAGGAACCCAAGAGGGCAAGCCCTTCTGCTCCTGCCTTACCTGTCCCACCAGCCTGGGCTTGCAGGTTTTGGAGAGCTCGTATTGGCGGATGTCTCCGTGCAGCCAGTTGCTGACATACAGGTACCTGTCATCCATTGAGATGATGAGGTCGACTGTCAAGGCTAGggcacagaaacaaagagctCCAGAGAAGGCAGCATCAACAGAAAGCGTGCCTCGCGTCGAGCCCCAGCTCGCACCTCTCCCTGCCGTTCTGCACGTCGTGCCTCTCGCACAGCAGACCTGCCCAAGCGCACAGGCTCCAGCTGGGGCCGCAGTGTCTTCCTGGGGGTGTGCGCAGCCCCTCCGCCCCCCCGCCAAGCCTTCTGTCCTCTTTACGCAGCAAGGCTTTGGGGCTCGGCGAGCGGGCTTTGCCAGGCTGCACAACACAACGCGCCGGGAGGGAAAAGGCACACGAACCTGGCATCTTGGGCATAATCCATCCCATCACGTCCTTGGCCGGTATCCGAATCACCTCCTCTACTGCCCACCTGTCTCTCTGCACAAGAAACACAGGCACCGCACCATGAGCGTTCCTGGCCGCTCAGGCAAGCGCGCTCCCCTGCGCTCCCACACTTGCCCAGCTAGGCAAAGCTGCCTGAGGAGGGCTACCACTGCGCCCAGCTACTACGAGCAGGCACAAGTGAGGACAGCATCGTCCGAAACCAACAGCAAGGCTGGGCTTCATCGCTCAAGTTAATCCCCGAGAAGTTCATCCCAGCTGGTCGCGATGGGCTGCCTTTACACTCAGGGGAAGAACAGACTCCTCTCAGTCTGGCACACACGTCCAAAGCAGGGTCTGGATACTGCCCTCTCCACACgcctccttctttctctctgctacCCTCAATCTCTCCCGTGcgctctctcctctctccatccccttGTAGCTCACCACGGCCGGGTCTCCCCTGGCTGCTGGCAGAACACTTGCCTCGCACTTGTAGAAGCGGTAGACGACGCCACTCAGGGCACAGCTGACGTATCCCTCGGCAGCATCGGGGTCGTGGAGGAATTTAACACTCAGGGGCAGAGAGTCCTCCCCCAGGTCAAAGCACTGGGTGAGGGTGCGGCAGGACAAGTTCCACACGTTCAGGCGGCGCCCAAAGACccctgaggaaaaggaaaaccaagtcAGAAGAGGGGGGGCTACCCCGGGACTCTAATCCCTCCCCAAGATGCTCACAGACAGGGACAGCCATGGCAGTGGCTGGCCAGAATCAGCAGAGAAACTGCCGTGATTtagggagcagcagcagaagacagggACCAGCCTCTCTTAAGGACAGACGCTGCACGTCCTGAAGCAGTGCCTGTCAAATGGGCCGTTCGGCGAGAAATCTGCCTGTCCCCTCTCTCTGACGGCATCGACACCTTCCCACCGCCTCGGTGAGTTCTGGCTCAGCACCTGCATCCGAATTCCCTCACCTTTCTTCAAGTCGTCGAGGTTAAATCCACGTCCCGCACGTTTTAGGACTGCTCCGGCAGAGCTGACCAGAACATTGTGGCGTGGCTGGTACGAGAAGTCCTTTCCAGTCGGGGGGGCCTCACACTCGTTTTCCCAGTTCCCCTTCAGCTCAAAGGTTTCTCCATCCAGCACAATAAATCCACCTGTGATCCAAAAATGGGACGCATGACAAATCACATACTCCATTTCCAAACCAGTCACTTTGTTCATGGAGTCATGACAGGGCAAAGTACCTTTCCCGTTGCCAGCTGGATCTCCCATGTTGGCAATCAGGATATCACCGTCAGGCAGGCTGCGAGGCACGCTGAGGTATCCCTTGTCGCAATTCCAGAAGACATCCACTGGCTCAATCATCTGAAAAAAgttgacacacacacacacacacttcagcCTCTGACTGCTCAGCTCATTTCACACTCCCTGGCAGAGCCTTTGGCCACCAGAGACTTCTGAAAATCTCTGACGCTTGCAGGACCTTTCTTTCCAAGAACTCCCACTTGCGAGGGCCTGCTCCTCCTTCGAGAGGAGCACAGAAGCCTCTGAGCTCCTCTCTACACAGACGAGAATGCAGCAACACCTAACTCACAACAGCTTGTCTGTCCGTGGCGCGACTTCTGGGTGTTAGACTCTCTCTGAATGCAACAGGCACACAGAAAGGAACGCAATGCTGACCGGAGCTTCCTTGGTCTGAAAAGGAGAGAGCTGAGACCCAGCTCTCTCAAATCAGAGCGGAAGAGAAGATGAAGAGAGAACCCTTCTTCCCTCTATATTATTCAAGAAGCACCCGTTCCCAACTCCTTCCCAGAAACTTGTCTTTGAATCACCTCAGGCATACCTTACACAGCTTGGGAGCGCGGCACTGTGAACCCACATCCACCACGTAAATGCGGGAAGAAATCAGACAGGGAAGAACCAGCTTGCTCCTTTTCGTCGAGACATTGCCGAAGCAGGTGCAGCCATTGCTCCAGCCCGAGGCATGCAGCTCGTCTTTGAGGTTGGGCATGGGCAGGCGGTGGATCACCTAGGCAGTCAAGGGAGAGTTAGGCTTCGCaaagggaggcagggagaaacGGGGACCCTGATGTTGGCAGATACTTCTGTCTTGGTAGCCTCCACTTGGCTGTAGCTGGCACTGCCTCTAGAGACTCGGGGAGGAGAACACTGCTCCTTACACCGGCCGCTGCTCTCACAGGTAGGGTACTGTGTGCAGCTGAGAAATGTGGAGGTTCCTTCAAGAATTCCTCACCCCACGCCACTCAGGTTCAGAAAATCATGTATATGAAGACATTATTGTCACCATCGTGACAAAACTGGCGCATTGCTCTGTGAGCTCCTCCCAAGAATGGAGTCCAAAACGTGTTAAAATCTTTCAGAAGCCTACACTGGctttaaagtgcattttcttCTAAGCTCTTGTGGTAACGGCCTAATCAGGTCATATATACACCCTTGATGCAGGTAATCTGTCTCTGCAGCCTTCAGAGACAGGTGAAGGCCCATTTCCCATTTAGGATGGCAGCAGACAGGTTGGTACCGTGCATAACAGAACACCTCTGACCTTGCAGCACAACAGAAACATGCTGAACTCTGCAGAAGCGCTGGACACCCCAAGCCACCCGGCTCGCTAGAGACCATTTTCCATGCTGAGCAGCCACGGACAGGGTGATTCAGAGCATGTGCTCCAAAGCGCACTAGCAGCACCGCGACGCTCTGGAAGTGAGTTGGGAAGTGAGTCAGAGCCGCCTTGTCCCCAGGACACAGAGACGGAGATGATTCACCCAGGGCCAGGCCTACAGAGGAGAGCGGAAGAGAGCAGGAAGGTGAGATTCCTAGCAGACAACATCCCTAGCTCGCACATAACACCAGTGGAGAAGCAAGAAGCAGACCTGTCATGACAAAACTCACAAGGGGCTTCCCAGACGGGTCTTGGCAGGACATGACAGGCAGCAGGGCACAAGAGTCAAGCCAGGGTGGATGAGACAGAAAGACGCAGGCAGACAAGAAGGTGCAAGGCATACACAGACAGCCGGCATGACAGAGCGGCTATCAAGCGATCCCATTTTCCCCAGCAAAAGAGTAAATGTCCTGAATCCGGAGGCACTGTGAAGCACAGAGCCGGCAGCTAGTCACCAGCCCAATAAAAAACCAGTGGAGACACAGGTACCTGGCAATAACACGGAGATCTGGGGTCGAGATCAATGGTGGCCAGGAAGTCAGGTTGGTCGATGCACGTTTCCCTGTAGGTACAGGTCACGTAGGCAACCTCCTCTCTAGGAGCTGGGCATATAGAAAGCTTGTGTTAAACCATGCCATGAACCagccagaaaggaaaagagaacaaCAAACGTGGATCTCCATCTAGTTACAGTTGCCTCCCGCTGGGGGAAGGGACTCCGTAGCAGACACAGTTAATGGTGGTCTCCGCTAACACGGAGCTCTTTCCCAAACACCGCCCATTCCAAAACACGCTCAAGAGGACTTGCCTTTCACAACGTCCAGGCAGGTGGGGTACTCGCAGCACTGAACTCTGCATCTGTCTGCTttgagaagaagagaagaataaaatgagaaacGTCCACCTCCCTAAAAGGTGCCTATTCAGAAGACTCTGTCCCACCTGATGGACCTCCTCCCACCGCGGCTGTCAACGGGGACCTCTGTGGCCAGCATCTCCCGTTGTTACGGCCCTGACAAATCACAGACCCAGCAGAGGAATCCCCCCTGAAGTGCCACCGGGGATATCACGGATCAAACCACCGCTCAGGTCCCTTCTGCATCCCCTGAGCCCCTCACTGATCCGCTCCCTATCAGCAGTGAAGGAGAGCGAGCTTACACAGAGAACCACGTCAGTATTGAAGGTCTAGCCTGGAAAAGGCCTGGCTTCTGGACTCCCCAACGATTCCCCAGCAGAAGGGGAGGCTCCCTTCAGCACGGATGCTACAGCCACATGCGAGTAGCTTTTCAAGGCAAAAAGAAGCCCCCGCAAGCAGGTCGGTAGCGAGGCCAAAGAAACCCTTGGCACCAGCCGGACAAACCGCCAAACTCCAGTCCCacctttctccctcctgcagcGCTGCAGGGGAACAAACCTACCGGTCCGCAACTGGGACTCGGTTTCAAGGTGGGATGTCTGCAGCCTCCAGGCAGTGGCTGGAGCCAGACCCAGGATGGGGCTACAAGGCTTGGAGCTGCTGTGGGCTCTGCTGCGGGGAGGCTGCGGAGCCTCTCTTACCCATGCTGAAGGCCGCCTGGTCCACTCTCCTCAAGAGCAGAGGTGCTGGAACTGGAGGTGCAGCTTGCCGCCTGCCTTGCTGGAGCGGGCTGTGTTGTGCCAAGGCTGCTCCGAGGGGGCCTTATATACCCGGcaaaggggtggggggagaaggcaAGCTGCCAAGGGAGGAGCCATCACTCCTAAGCGTTTGGGAGGTGCCAGATCAGCGCTGCAGCTTGTTTCCGCCTTGCTAACCACCAATCTAGAGGGAAAATCTGCTGGTCCATGCAGCTCTCTTCCTTAAACACAACCTCCCCTATCTGATCCTGGGGCTCTGGTGATTTCCAATGGAATTCTTCAGGCTCTGGAGGCCTCCACGTCCCAGCCGAGACACAAGCTAATTAAAGCCATCCCCCATACCCAGGTTCCTGCTGTACAAATGTGCAGCGGCTGCAAATTCCACGCGAGGGATGGGAAGTCCAGCGAGATAATCGGCCCCACCAGCAGCCTCCTGGAAATTACAAGGTTTGAACACACGGAGGCCACCAAAGGCACCTCTGCAATCTGGACCCTGGCAGAAGGCACGTCTCTGTCTGAGGGTTGAGCTGAAGGCACCAGGGGCTCCCTGGGGTCAGCTCAGAAAGCCAGGCCCAGAGGTGCCTCTATCCAGAAAGAAGACTTTCGGAGCTCCTAAGGACTGCGGACTGGGACACTGTGCTCacaagaggagggagggggctcCAACAGCACATGGACTCTTGGACGTGGCCAGCCTGCTTGGAGAAGCCCTCGAGAGATCTCCATCACCAGAGATGTGACTCAAGCAGCTGAGACAGGCAAAAGGCAGGGCAGAACGCAGCACGCACTAGCACGAGCTGAGCTGGAGGCTGAAAGGCCAGCAGGGATCTCGGGGAAACgaggagctggctggcatttcCCTAACACGACAGAAGGAAGCCAGGAGCAGCTCCATAGCCGGCGCTAGCTGTGCTCCTCAGAGCACCTCAAAAGGgcctttccctcttctctgcttGCCTGCGCAGAGCTCACCATTGCTCTCccatgctgctctgtgctgggccGAACTGCCCGCCTTTCTCCAGTCAAAAACAAGAGAGGGGTTCAGGCGTTGGACCTGGCTCGCTGCCGTCCTCGTTTGCCTGGCTGGCGGGAAGCACAACCAGGCCCAAGGAAGCACGAGAAGCTCCTGCTCCATCAGAGGCAATTTCAGGTGCTCGGCTGATGCCTTTTGTGCATGCTTCTGCTGTCACGATGTGCATGTCTCAATGCACCTCCTTCTTGCACCTGCCCACCCGCTAATTAAAAAGTTCATTAGTCTTCCACTCATTAACAAAGTTTGCCGGTCATCCTATTTGGCTTTCCTGGGTGACGCGTTTGGCATCCCTCACAAAACCAAGCTGTGGGGTGTAGAGTTTTCTCATTAAAACTGATAGTGGGAAGGATAAGAGCAGGCTCAGCAACACCAACAAGCAAGCAAGCGATGGTTAGCAGAGAACACAACCAGTGTGGGCTGCTCTCGGCCCAAGAAAAGCTCCCTGTGGCAGGCGGAGACGGAAAGCCACGACATCGAAAAGCAGTCGGGGGCTTCACGGGACAGCCCGCACTGAGGTGGCAACTACTGCCCTCCTCCCGACCATCCCTTCCAACCCTGCTAGCAAAGAACATGCTATCATTTTGATAATGGGCAACAAAACGAGGTGATGCAACCTGGCACAGACTGGCACAGTACACTAAGTGTGTCGGGAGAAGACCTTGCTCCACCAAGAACACCAAGTCTGCTCCAAACACCCAAGCAAGAACTCCCCCAACTACGGCAGCGGTCTCCAACCCTCCCCCAGTTCTCCAGGGGGGACATTCGCTGCCCACCTCCCCCTGCCGTAAAACCCTGCAGGTGCTCCAGGGTGTCCGAGTGTCGCTCGTCGTCTCGCATTCTTAAATCCCCCTTTCCTAGACTTCTGTCCTGGCCTCCATACTCTCTTTACAGCCTCCTGCCACATTCAAACAGCTCAGCTAGGCACTAAGCACCACGAGAGTTTGGAAAGGCTGTAGTCAGCACCAGTGTCCCAGCAAAAAATGCCAGCAGAGGTACGTCGTCCTAGACCTTCCCAGGCTCCACATCTCCCAAGGGTTGCACTCTGTTCCAGTCCATCCCCCTTGtcaggagcagaaggaaaaccacACCATCCAACCCTCGAAGATGTTGCAAAACAGAGCTTTGCCGGCAAACTCTAAATTCATGGCGCAggcaaacacagagcaaaaccagctgAGCTCACCTCctgccagggcagaggggagagcagaAAGGGAGCGGGACGGTGAGATTCCTGGCAGACAACCTCCCTGCCGGCTGCGGATCCCCTGCGGAGCAGCAAGAAGTCGATGGCAGGTGGCACAGCTCACAGCACACTGGCGGTGGCAAGACACAAACCGCTCTGCGGGCAGCACGGAAGAGTCCACCGAAGGCACGTCAGACAGAAAGACCCGGCACTCAGAACTTTGGTACAAGTGCTGATGCAAACAGCCCCAAGGGCAGAGGCACGTTTAAGACAAAAGGCAAATGTTTTTAAGAGCAGGCAGCCTGTGCAAAGCTAAGATCCACCACCCTGCATCTCTTCGTCACCTCATTGAGCAGAGACAAACCAAATGTCACGGGGCTACCGGACTCCCACCTGGCACACGCGGTGCCCTTCAGCACATCACCTCAAACAACATTTCCATGGGCAGGCTACAAGGTCTGCTGGAGGGAACATCAGCACAGCACAACTACGCTGCTTCTCCCTCAAGGcacctctctgccttttttcccctactaTTTCAGccaccccttcccctccaaacGAGTGGTTTGCAGTTGGAGCAGGAGTCACAGGGAGGGGGCGGAAAGGTCTGGCCAGAAGCACGGCAGCAGTGGGATCACCCCTCCCCACTAACAGCCCCCAGCTACAACCGGACAAACCCATCCGAAACCCACATCCTGAGGTCGTGATTTCAGACAGCATGTAATGAGAAGTGACTCCAGGCTGCCACTGAAGGGCCCGGCCATGTGCAGCCACAGGGAGATGGGCGGTGAGTCACTTTCTTGGCAGCGCAGTTTTCTGCCGGATCAGCTCCTTCAGCCGACTCCTCCCGCAACCGCACAATCGCTCCATCTGACACAAGAGGAGTGGCAGCATCACGCAGCTGGGGAGGACGGACGAGCAGgacctgctttttctcctcttccatgCCTCTGCCTAAAGACGGGCATTAGCAGCTTTCCTTAAAAGTCCCGACGAGCACTGCAAATCAGACCACCAGCttacaacaaaagcaaacaagaacgGTTGACTTTCCTCCACTGAAGGAGATGGAAATGCAAACCAGGAATACATATGCTGAGCAATTTACCTCAACACTTCAGGTTCCCCTCCAAGGACTCATTTACACTTCTCTGTATATAACAAGGCATTTCCCTATACTTTTAGGCTCAAAAGTAGGAGGTCAGTCTTTACGAGAGAAGTAGAGAGCTCAAGGTAGCAGATGAAAAAATAGAGGTTTTTAATGGTGACTCTCATCACGACTGCTCTGGCTTCACTTAAGCACAAACTGTTCTCCATTCTATAACTTTCCCAGCTACTAACTGGGATATAATATATCTTGCTGTCCTCTCATACTTGTTGAAAATACTACAAATAGACTctcttt
Proteins encoded in this window:
- the LOC127026808 gene encoding methanethiol oxidase-like isoform X2; this translates as MPNLKDELHASGWSNGCTCFGNVSTKRSKLVLPCLISSRIYVVDVGSQCRAPKLCKMIEPVDVFWNCDKGYLSVPRSLPDGDILIANMGDPAGNGKGGFIVLDGETFELKGNWENECEAPPTGKDFSYQPRHNVLVSSAGAVLKRAGRGFNLDDLKKGVFGRRLNVWNLSCRTLTQCFDLGEDSLPLSVKFLHDPDAAEGYVSCALSGVVYRFYKCEANRWAVEEVIRIPAKDVMGWIMPKMPALTVDLIISMDDRYLYVSNWLHGDIRQYELSKTCKPRLVGQVFVGGSILRGGPVTVCRDEELKCQPEPLVVKCKRVYGGPSKMQLSMDGRRLYVTNSFYSTWDKQFYPNMVKEGSVMLQIDVDTEKGGLTVNKNFLVDFGKEPNGPCLAHEIHFPSGDSTSDILA
- the LOC127026808 gene encoding methanethiol oxidase-like isoform X1, with protein sequence MPNLKDELHASGWSNGCTCFGNVSTKRSKLVLPCLISSRIYVVDVGSQCRAPKLCKMIEPVDVFWNCDKGYLSVPRSLPDGDILIANMGDPAGNGKGGFIVLDGETFELKGNWENECEAPPTGKDFSYQPRHNVLVSSAGAVLKRAGRGFNLDDLKKGVFGRRLNVWNLSCRTLTQCFDLGEDSLPLSVKFLHDPDAAEGYVSCALSGVVYRFYKCERDRWAVEEVIRIPAKDVMGWIMPKMPALTVDLIISMDDRYLYVSNWLHGDIRQYELSKTCKPRLVGQVFVGGSILRGGPVTVCRDEELKCQPEPLVVKCKRVYGGPSKMQLSMDGRRLYVTNSFYSTWDKQFYPNMVKEGSVMLQIDVDTEKGGLTVNKNFLVDFGKEPNGPCLAHEIHFPSGDSTSDILA